The Ascaphus truei isolate aAscTru1 chromosome 14, aAscTru1.hap1, whole genome shotgun sequence genome segment ATAGGATAAATGTTGATCCAGATGTAAACAGCAAAGCCTTCATCCATCCAGCACACGTACAACAAAACATACATCCCTGAGAACAGACGTTGTGACTACACCGCAGCTCGCAACCCCTTACTTCACCAAAGAGAAGTCTTTCTGACTGCTGCATAGTTCACCCCGAGTTTAAGGGCGGATTCCCCTGTAGTTTGGGTGTATAACGGATATGTGTTAAAGGAGAATTAGCTGCCACAAGAGCACTCTGTTGGAAGAGCCCAAGTTATTTTAAATCAGGGACCCCAAATATATGCAACATGTTTATTCATGAGGATCAATGAACTCAATGCCATCGCCTGACCAAGCAAACAGCCGGCTCTGAGCTTCGCAGGCACTTGGATCTGACAGACAAAGTCCGAGATCCCTCGAGCAGAGCAGAGCTTGCAGCAGAGCAGGAGCGATCCGTGGCATTCAGGAGAACAGGAGAACATGGAGTCCACAGAAGAAGTCAATGCAGACCCCAGGTAGAGTCATTCAGTTATCTGCCCTAGAGAAGAATAAGGAAGGTACTTCTCCGATCTACAATCCGATAATAGATTATGGTTACCTTGACCCCACCATATCAATGCAAGCCCTTAGCGCCCAATGTCCTCTTTCATTGCTCTCTAATCTCTAGGTTGTCCTGGTGTCTCTCTCGCTATCCCAAGTACTTTGTACTATAtttgtctctctcacacatagtTGGATAGTCGCAGATAGTTCTGGCAATTGTAATCAGCACTAGAGAGAATAAGATAAGACATGTACAGTTGTTATTGGCTAGGGCAGAGGGTCTCAACTcgccctcaagacccccaacaggtaagcttttaaggatatccctgcttcagcacaggtggctcaatcagtggctcagtcatagacAGCTGGTTTGAATTGTAGCTTTTAAAAACACCAATTATGTACTTGGCACTTTTTCCCCGGCTTAGCCGTCATGTTGATACATTGACAGTAAAACCCAATGGTGGCACCAACGTAAATGATGTAGGTATACTTTACATAGAACATGTTACCAATGTATATACTGATCTATGTACCAAAGGCATGTGTCCAAATATTTAGCAGCCCTCCGCTGATTCAGTTAGTTGAAGTCTCCGAACATCAACCAATGGGTGTCGCAGACAGACCGTCTCTCCCCTACTCTAAGGAACCACCAGAAATAGACTCAATAGGTGCACTTGGGATTCACTTGGTACAGGAGCTGGAAAATAGTTGGAGGGCGACGTGAGCACAGAGCAGTGTCCTCTCTCTAGTTACCCTACCAGTGATGGAGTGTAAATGCTTTGATTGGACAATACCAAACCCATAGtgtctcctcctcctgtacatcctCCCAGCGCCCCAGAGGGAAGGATGTTCAAATGTGTTTTAGTGGGGGTCAGCCCCGCCGATTTCTTTTGTGCAAAGAGGGCACCTCATGCATGGAACTCTTTTATTAAAATATGCGATGCGCCCTCTTATTGCGCATGAGGAAGTCGCCCTGACCCAATAACACCGTGTCTCTGCCATATCTTCGTGTCTTCGAACTGAACTGTGGTTGGAATTAGAAAGAAGAGAATTGTGGATGAATTAACGTTCtaagtcattctgactgagccacagattgagccacctgtgctgaagcagggaaatcctgagaacctgatctgttggtgtcccttaaggactggggtggggtgggccACCTCTGTTTTTAAGTAGTCACCCTGGGAGGGGTGTCAGGTTGTGAGCCATGGCACTTGTATAAGTCACCAGTAGTGTTCTACTTAGAAAAAATTGGTAAGAAGAACCTGTTGTGGTAAAATTAGAGGGTGTCCGGGAACGGAGGGTCACCCGGTAACCCCCACCGGAGATCCTGATGCCGTGAGACACAGCGGTGATCTCGCCGGCTCTTTGTTTTGCAGAATTCCTCCGCAGCTGATTCATCTCCTGATGGCCAATTACAGCGTCCCCAAATCCTGCTTCTCCAAACCACCACGCACAGTCCAGCTCCTGTACAGTACGTAGCGCGAGCGAGctcgccctcgtccggcggcagtgcGGGCCCCCTTCCACACACGCAGCCCAGctcctgtacagtatgtagcgCGAGCACCTTCACTGTGCAAATGCAGAGCCAGCAACCAAGCTCAAACACAAAGCAGCCATGCTTGAGTTAAGCTTTAACCAACTCTTAGCTGTATAATGCAGCTTCTGGATTCAGAGAAAAGCAGAGGAGCTTCACTTAGTGACATTATTTGCATGTCCACAGTCGGAGTCTGAATTTAGCAGTGTGcgcttaagggggggggggcgttccgTTGACCTCATTTTGTTACCCACACTTTCTTACCCATATATAGGGAGTATGGGCTCTCTGGAGCTAAACAGCGCTAACTTCAGCTCCAAGGCGTCCCCGGAAATGTCCCATACACGGGAAACagaatggaggtttaaatctcccaggTCACGCGGGAAAATAGGTCCTcagtcgcggcttcctattggccggcgtgaCGCAGGGGATTTAAAGCTACATGAAGAGCCGTGGCACCTTCtccggtatctcgggaagcagggggtccccagggctgaaattaatgcaattCATTTCCAGAGAACCCCTGATTCCTATACATAGGGGGAAAAAGGGGTGTCCAGAGGGAGATCCCCATTTAATCCAGAAGGATAAGGAATCTGGACGCACTGCAGCCTTTCTATTAATTCCATTACCTAACCCCTTCCGTGTCAGAGTCTGCACACCTTGTTCTTACTGCAGGCACCCTGGAGGGACTGAAATCAGTGCGCACTGTTTAATGAGAATATACTGACTTGTCTAGTGAGactatcccttgtgagcacattgacgtctcacacaggtctgcaacccggcttcTCACCATTATCTACTAAcactggggtgcgcaaacttgggagccgggatttgtctgggggtgcgtGGACGGTTGTGGAGGtctcgcgctcttcccccaggcatttaatttaaatgccggggtatcgcgcgaggcctctgcaacaataacacttactgggattcagacgctgtgacgtgtctccatggcaacgcaacgtcaaaTTACGCCGTTGGTGACATGAcctgatgtcatgtgaccccggagcgtcatttgacgcggctGCCGGGTAGGAGGGGGGCGCAAGCTCCAGAGCAGGAAGACacgggggcgcagcaggaaaagtttgcgctcccctgtcctaacatacagtgctttcactgcagcaagggattctgggaatttacATGCAATGATCACACAactccattttgacatggacccctatgagcttatgcctgccgcattacaccgcATTTTAGCATAGCCAGTAAATCTACTCCCaggcagctgtttcaaccttttggttcTCTTCAGTGAGACTGGTTATACTGGAGACTGCAATCTATGAGGTTGCAGTTGCTTTAAATCAGTGAGACTCGCAGAACATAACTGAGCCGACATACAGTATCTGACTTAAGGGCTAATTCGATATGCACCTTATTCCGTCCTACGCTCTAACCAGTGTTCTTTGGCCCCAGACTTGGACACGCTGCAGCTCTGCATCTTTGGGATTCTGACCTTCCTCACCCTGCTGTCGGTCGTCATTTTCATAGAAGATGCTTTTTACCTCACCAAGAAAGTGCGATGCCCGTCCAAGAGGAACACCTTCCTGTGGAACAGCGCGGCGCCTACGGTAAGAGTGTGTGCAGGTGGAGGACTAGGTGGAGGTTCGGAAACTGAATCAATGTTTCATATAGACTCcgggcattaaccccttcagtgctagagTTGCCTTATCCATTGTCTTGGTTTTGCCTGGGGCCCTGTCTTGTCCTGAACATGCCGGGACTAGCGAAGTTAAACATTTCCTGAATGCGTGTATCACCATCATCAGCATTTTGTTCCCATAACATCTCAGAGAACCACTCTGCTCCTCTCCATATAATGTCCaagtctttatttttttttatattccatAAATATTTAGAAACAATATGTAAGAATGAGTAAATCTTTCCTGCACTCCCACAGTTCAGATAAAAATTAAATGCGTGATAAGGTTGCGAGCAGCACAAATCGCTGTTTAAACATATGATATGTTTCTCagacgtggggggggggatactgtctCTTGCAGGTCATCGCAATCTTCTCCTGTTTCGGGCTGTGGATCCCTCGTTCCGCCATGTTCGTGGATATTGGTATCAGCACGTGAGTAGGAGCGGACACATTTAGACTAGATGTGGAAAGCTTTGTACGGTcgcatacagtacatgaagaaCGCTCGATGGTCCAATCAGTACCAGAGGGGGATGGGCCAACATAGAAACATGGAATTTGACGGGAGATGAGAACCACACGAGGCTCTCTTTCACATTGAGGATTTAGCCCGATCCTTATCCCAAGCATGTGTGTATTCCCATAGTGTATTGGCCCATACCAACATATTGCAGGGACAGGATAACGTATTACAATCCACGGCCCATTTACAGCTCTCTGCGAACACGAACTAAGGGGGATTTATCATTAAAACTGTGATAGTGTTGATCGGGTTACTATTGTACCGAAACTGCCATTGTCTTCACCACCGAGAGTCCCTGAGATCGAGCCTCTTTTAGAGCTACAGCAGTGTAACCCCCcgaaggatagccctgcttcagcacaagtggctcagtcattgctgactaagccacctgtgcagaagcagggctatccttcaaacctgacctgttggtggcccttgaggactggcgttggccactcctgcactatgatgtcacatttgctGACTGCGCTGTTTGTTATTAACACTTTCCTACCTCTCCCAGGTATTTTGCCGTCTGCTTCTACCTCATGCTCATGGTGCTGATTGAAGGTTTCGGGGGGAAGGACGCGCTGGTCAAAAAGCTGGAGAGCAACCTTGTACCCATAAACACTGggccgtgctgctgctgctgcccctgcctGCCCCGCATCAAACTGACCAAGTGAGACTTCAAGGGGGTgcagaaaggtcccactgggggacccaAACgccggtttttgtgtcttctatcaaatatagaaaatgtatgatttacttacctgcgtgctgtcccttgatgtcgtgttgcaaccggtatcgtatcgtctatatatatatatatatatatatatatatatatatatatatatagtgcagaataaatgagttctccagtattcggtgataccttttttattggactaacaatttatgtcataggacaagctttcgagagttatcctctcttcttcaggtcaagcaatacttgcttgacctgaagaagagaggataactctcgaaagcttgtcctatgacataaattgttagtccaataaaaaaggtatcaccgaatactggagaactcatttattctgcactatcgcaactggactaacacggctattttatgctttatatatatatatatagatatatatatatagatatatatatagatatagatatatatatatagatatatatatagatatatgtatagatatatatatagatatatatatagatatagatatagctagatagtggttgacaaatcacccaaaaatctactcgccgaaccaaaaaatctactctccacctagtcccgccccgctattgcttgggcggccatgaggtcgccacggggtcaaatccagtcgccacgggtcTGTAGGTGAATgaatttgtcgaacactgtatatagatatatagatagatagatatatctatctatacagtgttcaacaaattcATTCACCTACAgacccgtggcgactggatttgaccccgtggcgacctcatggccgcccaagcaatagcggggcgggactaggtggcgagtagattttttggttcggcgagtagatttttgggtgatttgtcaaccactgtctatatatctagatatatctctatctatcaggTCTACCAGAGAAAGAAAATACTGCTGTGTGTCAGTGGTATTTACCGTCTCTAATAAACCTGACGCTGATTTGActaaatattttctttttctgGAGGACCTTGTTCTGACTTCCTGACCCCCAGGAGAtgtgactctcccccccccccccattctattAACAGTGCCGTGTACTGGAGAATATTTGAGTCCCACTCATTCACATTCTTCTCCAGCCGTGGGATGCAGCCGCACAACACTCTGAATACGGGTCCGtctgttagcgcggctcatcgtgttctgtgatgtgcgcactgaatacgggtctccgcctgttagcgcggctcatcgtgttctgtgatgtgcgcactgaatacgggtcggtctgttagcacggctcatcgtgttctgtgatgtgcgcactgaatacgggtcggtctgttagcgcggctcatcgtgttctgcgatgtgcgcactgaatacgggtcggtctgttagcgcggctcatcgtgttctgtgatgtgcgcactgaatacgggtcggtctgttagcgcggctcatcgtgttctgcgatgtgcgcactgaatacgggtcggtctgttagcgcggctcatcgtgttctgcgatgtgcgcactgaatacgggtcggtctgttagcacggctcatcgtgttctgtgatgtgcgcactgaatacgggtcggtctgttagcgcggctcatcgtgttctgtgatgtgcgcactgaatacgggtcggtctgttagcgcggctcatcgtgttctgtgatgtgcgcactgaatacgggtcggtctgttagcacggctcatcgtgttctgtgatgtgcgcactgaatacgggtcggtctgttagcgcggctcatcgtgttctgcgatgtgcgcactgaatacgggtcggtctgttagcgcggctcatcgtgttctgtgatgtgcgcactgaatacgggtcggtctgttagcgcggctcatcgtgttctgcgatgtgcgcactgaatacgggtcggtctgttagcgcggctcatcgtgttctgcgatgtgcgcactgaatacgggtcggtctgttagcacggctcatcgtgttctgtgatgtgcgcactgaatacgggtctccgcctgttagcgcggctcatcgtgttctgtgatgtgcgcactgaatacgggtcggtctgttagcacggctcatcgtgttctgtgatgtgcgcactgaatacgggtcggtctgttagcgcggctcatcgtgttctgcgatgtgcgcactgaatacgggtcggtctgttagcgcggctcatcgtgttctgtgatgtgcgcactgaatacgggtcggtctgttagcgcggctcatcgtgttctgcgatgtgcgcactgaatacgggtcggtctgttagcgcggctcatcgtgttctgcgatgtgcgcactgaatacgggtcggtctgttagcacggctcatcgtgttctgtgNNNNNNNNNNNNNNNNNNNNNNNNNNNNNNNNNNNNNNNNNNNNNNNNNNNNNNNNNNNNNNNNNNNNNNNNNNNNNNNNNNNNNNNNNNNNNNNNNNNNNNNNNNNNNNNNNNNNNNNNNNNNNNNNNNNNNNNNNNNNNNNNNNNNNNNNNNNNNNNNNNNNNNNNNNNNNNNNNNNNNNNNNNNNNNNNNNNNNNNNTCAAAGAGCAAGTGCgtagagaaaggagcgcagagaaggcaggacgtcagagaaaggagcgcaagagaaggcaggacgtgagagaaaggagcgcagagaaggcaggacgtcagagaaaggagcgcagagaaggcaggacgtgagagaaaggagagcagagaaggcaggacgtcgagagaaaggagcgcagagaaggcaggacgtccagagaaaggagcgcagagaaggcaggacgtcagagaaaggagcgcagagaaggcaggacgtcagagaaaggagcgcagagaaggcaggacgtgagagaaaggagcgcagagaaggcaggacgtcgagagaaaggagcgcagagaaggcaggacgtgagagaaggagcgcagagaaggcaggacgtgagagaaaggagcgcagagaaggcaggacgtgagagaaaggagcgcagagaaggcaggacgtgagagaaaggagcgcagagaaggcaggacgtcagagaaaggagcgcagagaaggcaggacgtcagagaaaaggagcgcagagaaggcagacgtga includes the following:
- the LOC142465508 gene encoding organic solute transporter subunit alpha-like is translated as MESTEEVNADPRIPPQLIHLLMANYSVPKSCFSKPPRTVQLLYNLDTLQLCIFGILTFLTLLSVVIFIEDAFYLTKKVRCPSKRNTFLWNSAAPTVIAIFSCFGLWIPRSAMFVDIGISTYFAVCFYLMLMVLIEGFGGKDALVKKLESNLVPINTGPCCCCCPCLPRIKLTK